The proteins below come from a single Papaver somniferum cultivar HN1 chromosome 11, ASM357369v1, whole genome shotgun sequence genomic window:
- the LOC113322474 gene encoding uncharacterized protein LOC113322474, giving the protein MADEIRGESRREPNSSKYVIFRNEFVDDMMFGFDRVGDGFDKAKSQVRAVYDQAVGDIDFSIAYIKAELTELESMYSGLRKDYLSYLNEAERKREGLRFEITVTRNPATDHSLKISNTQLTENPIIRDHDSEFFNEFDTIAFDDQDNPSSTDPTQKTFLSTSHSDLTQNTDISTSHTDLDQENPSTDLTQKALSTSHSDLTQNTGLSTSHTELTVENQNPDQNVENQQPENQRRKKKQSKELVVRTTGAVTRSLKKIVDARTRLEKMAVAAESEAARLVNARSTSKTTRRKSRVRVVPQIQLNENILNQQQNHVNQVQNLLNQQNLQPNQQQNLLNLQDQQQNLEDNDINPDDPPNLEVNVPRFPHQLFDLLNSGPGYIKWFGVASFVVPSIIAFNQQHNPAIIGNWDAIKDQLRNHDFCVHECVEDTARFHRKYFTKFSKAEHLDLIGENQRDGRMNPNDFEEQVEDEAWAKELAEAPGTNFHKMAATLLP; this is encoded by the exons ATGGCGGATGAGATTAGAGGGGAATCACGTCGAGAACCCAATTCTTCAAAGTATGTGATATTTAGAAATGAGTTTGTGGATGACATGATGTTTGGATTTGATAGGGTTGGTGATGGTTTTGACAAAGCAAAATCTCAAGTAAGGGCTGTGTATGATCAAGCTGTGGGTGATATTGATTTTTCTATCGCCTACATCAAAGCTGAATTAACCGAGTTGGAGAGTATGTATAGTGGTCTCAGGAAGGATTATCTTTCTTATCTGAATGAAGCTGAGAGAAAAAGGGAAGGGTTGAGGTTTGAGATCACCGTAACCAGAAATCCAGCCACCGATCACAGTCTTAAGATCTCAAATACTCAATTAACTGAAAACCCCATCATCCGTGATCATGACAGTGAGTTCTTCAATGAATTTGATACAATTGCTTTTGATGATCAAGACAATCCTTCTTCTACAGATCCAACACAGAAAACCTTTCTCTCAACTTCTCACTCCGATCTAACACAAAACACCGATATCTCAACATCTCACACAGATCTTGATCAAGAAAATCCTTCTACGGATTTAACACAAAAAGCTCTCTCAACTTCTCACTCCGATCTAACACAaaacacgggtctctctacatctcACACAGAGCTAACCGTAGAGAATCAAAACCCTGATCAAAATGTAGAGAATCAACAGCCTGAGAATCAAAGGCGAAAGAAAAAGCAGAGTAAGGAGCTGGTTGTCCGTACGACAGGAGCTGTGACTAGAAGCCTAAAGAAGATTGTAGATGCTCGTACCAGACTCGAAAAAATGGCCGTAGCAGCAGAATCTGAAGCAGCGCGTCTAGTAAATGCCAGGAGTACATCTAAAACCACAAGAAGGAAATCACGGGTTCGAGTGGTGCCTCAAATTCAACTCAATGAGAATAttctaaatcaacaacaaaatcatGTGAATCAAGTACAGAATCTGCTCAATCAACAAAACCTGCAACCAAATCAACAACAAAATCTTCTCAATCTGCAAGATCAGCAGCAAAATCTAGAGGACAACGACATAAATCCTGATGATCCACCAAATCTAGAGGTTAATGTTCCACGTTTTCCTCACCaactgtttgatttgttgaattCTGGTCCTGGCTACATTAAGTGGTTCGGAGTTGCTTCTTTTGTGGTACCTTCCATTATAGCGTTTAATCAGCAGCACAACCCAGCCATTATTGGAAATTGGGATGCTATTAAAGACCAACTCAGAAATCAT GATTTTTGTGTGCATGAATGTGTGGAAGACACGGCCCGATTTCACCGTAAATACTTCACTAAGTTCTCGAAAGCTGAGCATCTGGATTTAATCGGCGAGAATCAAAGAGATGGCCGCATGAACCCAAATGATTTTGAAGAGCAGGTGGAGGATGAAGCTTGGGCGAAGGAGCTGGCGGAAGCTCCTGGAACTAACTTTCATAAAATGGCAGCCACTCTATTACCTTAG